AGGAACAACACTCACATAGCCGTGGAATGTGCGGCCATTCTTGGTGGAAAAAGCCAGTTCGCCCTGCCAGTTGCGCGCCCCGGTTGCCACTACTTCCTCGATGGATTCGAATTGTCTGATATGATCTTCCTCGAACCATTTTTCGATACTGGTCCCTTCGATCTCCCGCTTCTCATCCACTTCAAACAATTCGATCGCGCGCTGATTACAGCTCGCAATGATATTGGTCTGGGTAAAAATGATGAACACTCCGTCCAGCGAAGTATTGAAGATGGTATCCCCGAATTTCTTTTCCTCCATGATGGCACCTTCATTCTCGCGGTTCACCCGCAGGATAGCATAGGAGAATACAATAGTGGCGCAAAGACTGATCACCAGGTTGCTCGTATACAAACGCAGATAGAGCGCTTCGTTGATGATTTGAATATCGTTCATGAAGGGACAAACCTTCAGACAAACCAGTGATGAAATTATCGTGATAGCATATACAGTCAGCAGTTCCCGGGCATTCCGCCGCATGTTCACCACAAAGGTCAACGCCAGGAAATAAGGGAAATACATGAGGTACTCACCTGCTTTTAGTCCTTCTATATAACTGATCACGATCAGGTAGAGATTCACATTCACGATGGCAATAATACGCCCCGTCTCCAGTTTCCGCCTGGAACCGAAATAGAATGCCACCAGGAAAAAATAAGCGGCTGTGATATTGATCAGTGCACTGATGTAGAGTTTATGGTAGAAATAAGACAGAACAGAAAAAAAATTCACCAGTAATGCAAGGAAAATGAACTGGTTGAATCGGATGATCTTCTTCCGGTGATCTTTGCTCAGCCCTTCGTGTAACCCAGAATACACAATATCGCGGTAAATTGACCACCCGAGATATAATAATTTCTGCTTCATAGAGTTATTGGAATAGGTACCGGAATGATTTTTTCTGGAATACCGAGGTATAACGCAAAAATTCTAAATCTATTTTCTTATGACCCAGCCCGGACCGTCCAAAAATTTCACTTTCAGCGAAAAAATAGATTCGGACTACCTTTTCAGCCTCTATGCTGATGATTATTCTTATATCGAAGAAGTGTATTCCATCACCCTCAGCCATTTTGATGATGACCTTGAAACGATCCGCCAGGCCTGGTCAACCGGTAATCTTTCAGACCTCAAACGCGCCACACACAAGATAAAACCGGCAATGGGTTTTGCAGGCCTTACCGGCATTCAACAGCAATGCATGGAATTTGAAGAGCTTTGCCAGAAAGTTCAATCGATCCTCCCGTTGAAAGAAACTTATCATCAACTAATTACTACTTTAGCCAACAGTAAGGAGCTGATAGTTTCCGAATATGAAAGATTGAAAGCCTATAACGCAAACACCCTATGCCCCTAAGCTGTATTATTGTTGAAGATCTGCAGGTAGCTGCCGATTACCTGGGCCGCTGTTGTGAAAAGAGCGGTCTCGTAACGGTAAAAGCCCATTACACCAATGTGGCCGAAGCACTGGAATACCTGAACAAAAATGCCATCGACCTCCTTTTCCTGGACGTTGAAATGCCCGGCGCTACAGGGTTTGAGCTACTGGACCAACTGGCTTATCATCCCAAAGTGATACTCACCACCTCCAAATCGGAATACGCATACAACGCTTTCGAATACAACGTAACGGATTTCCTGAAAAAGCCTTTCACCTACCAGCGATTCCTGGACGCAGTACATAAGCTGATCCATCAATCCAGCCAGGATACCCCGGCTCCATCAGGAAACAATGATCATATCTTCATCAAAAGCGAAGGCAAACTGGTAAGGCTGAAGAATGATGATATTTTATTCATGGAGAGTATGGGCGACTATGTGAAGTTTGTGACCAACGATAAGAAATTCGTTACGCACAATACCATCAAACACCTGGAAGAGAAGATCAATAAGCAATGCTTTATCAAAGTGCATCGCTCCTATATCATCAATATCACCAAGATCGATGATATCCGGGAAAATGACCTTTTTATCAAAGGACATGAGATCCCCATCAGCAAGGCACACCGGGCGGAGATCATCAAAAGGCTCAATATTATCTGAATATTACCGCTGGAGCAGACCATTCGTCGGGCAAAAAGGAGGTTCCAACGGCCATTTCCTCCCTGTGGACTAAAAGATTTTCTGTTTGACCATCCATTTTACATCTTTGTTGTGTCAAAGGATAGCAACAAAATCAAAGCTAACTAGCTCTTTATAAAGATATTATTTGTGACGGTTATCTCTAATACACCCTACCTCCAAAAGAGGACAATGAAGTCCGTACAGTATGAAAACTAATGAGTAAACAGATCGATACCCTTACTCATATAATATTGGGATTTCATTCAGGGGGCTGACCTTAGGTCTGCCCCCTTTTTTTATATAAAAAACTTTCTGCATCTTTGTTTTACCGCAGCAATGCAGTCGCCCGGTATCACGAACCGGGTTGTTCGCGAAACCCGCAATCCAATTCCCACTGAAGAATATCAGATAGCATACATCTCCTCGGAGAAAAACCAACGCAATATCCATTGAAGGAATCGTTGATAATCCATTGTTCCGGGAAGGCCCGTTAAATCCAACCCTATTAGATTTTCTCAAGTTATAGTTTGATTACCCATGGTAAAGAATTCAAAGCCGCTGTCGTGAAGCGGCTTTTTTAATTGTATAAATTTTTGGGGGTGGGTGTTTGAAGGCTGTGAAACAAACCGGCGCTTTTGAGGCTTTATTGGGATTTTGTAGGGAGGATGGGCTGTGGTATATCGATGAGCTTTGTAGCTTTTGTTTCGAAGGCCTTCAAACACCCACCCCCAAAAATTTCACAATCTCCCCGGAGGGGTTCGCCGTAATGGGGTACAGGTGCAGCAGTAGAAAGAAAAAGAGCCCGCAGCGATTTGTGTTGCGGGTGCAGCAGTAGAAGAAAGGAGCCCGCAGCGATTTGTAGTGCGGGCGCAGCAGTAAGCATGAATAGCAAATCACCCTGCTGAAACGATATGTCGCAGCAGGGTGATGATTGTTTATATGATTTCTTGCTATAGTTGAATGGGTCTGTAAGCAAGTGCTTTGTCCACTACCTGTTCGGGTGTGAGATCGTCATAATAGATGTAATTGCTTACTTCAGGATCGGCAACTTTATCCATCAACAGGTCCAGCATGGCGTCAAGCTCCTGTTCAGTGCCCTCAGCCATCATGATCTTTTCAACCAATCGGATCAGCTCTTCTCTGGTCATTGAGGATTACATTGATTATTGTTACGCTTTATTATCCCAGTCCGATTTCGTAGTGACGTTCGGGGATCTCGATGTCCAGGAAGCCTTTCTTCAGAAGGCGCTGACGGAATTGTTTTTGAACGTCGTACTCTCCGTGAACAAGGAACAGTTTCTGCACCTTGCGGGGATCCTGGCCGGCAAGGAACTGGCTGAGATCTTCATAATCACCGTGAGCGCTCATGCTGCGGATACTGCCGATCTCGGCATGTACTTCGTGCAGCACACCGAAAATACGCACTTCCTTTTCACCAGACATCAGACGGCCACCGAGTGAATTGGGCTCACAATAGCCGGTCATCAATATGGTATTGCGGCTGTTCTCGATATTGTTACTGATATGGTGCTTCACACGACCGGCATCAGCCATACCGCTCGCAGAGATGATCACACATGGTTCATTACGATAGTTGAGCAGTTTGGATTCATCAACGGATTTGATGTATTTGAGACCACTGAAAAAGAATGGATCACTATCGGTTTGCAGTAAACGCTGTATCGTTTTATTGAAATACTGCGGATATTTTTTTAACAGCTCTGTGGCCTCGATACTGAGGGGACTGTCAACAAAATAGTCGAGAGGCGGAAGCCTGCGCTCCAGTTCAAGTTGATTGAGAGCGAAGAGCAGCTCCTGGGTGCGGCCCACACTGAAAGCGGGCATGATAAGCTTTCCTTTTTTCTGAAGGCAGGTTTTCTCGATCCATTGCAGCAGCATATCCGGAGTAGTGGCATGCATATCGTGCAGGCTGTTGCCGTAAGTTGATTCAAGCAAAATGAAATCAGCCTGATCGAAAGGCGCGGGTGAACGAAGGATCACATCGCGGTAGCGGCCCACGTCGCCACTGAATGTGAGGCGGGTGGTTTTGCCGTTCTCAGTAATGCGAAGATGAACGGCAGCGCTGCCGATGATATGACCGGCATCGGTATACAAGAGTTCTACGTTATCGTCTATACGAAACCAGTTGTCGTACTCCACTGTTCTGAAAGCACCCATCGCGGTAAGCGCATCTTCGGTATTGTATAATGGAGTGAGGTATGGTAATCCATCTGCAATGCGCCGCTTGTTGATGAATTTGGTCTCATCTTCCTGGATGCCACCGGAATCTTCCAGCAGGATGGCTGAAAGCTCTTTGGTTGCGGGCGTGCAATATACTTTTCCGGAAAATCCGTCTTTGATGAGTTTGGGGATCAAACCACTGTGATCGATATGCGCATGCGATAAGATCAGCGCCGTCACTTCTTTTGGCTCGAAGCCCCAGGTCCTGTTGAGTGTATCTGTTTCGCGGCCCATTCCCTGGAACATGCCGCAATCCAGTAAATATTTATTTCCGTTCTTGAGCGTCAGTAAATGTTTGGAGCCAGTTACCGTTCTGGCGGCTCCGTGGAAAGCAATCTTCATGAAGGATCAGAATTTTAGTTCAACTACCACTTTTTGTATTGTTCACCGTCCAGCGCTTGTGGCGCCCAGTTAGTGAAGAAGGTCATTACTTTATTCTTATCATATCCTTTTCCTGCTTCGAGCAGACCGGAATCCTGTGTGTGCAGGCGGTTGCCGGCAGCATCAAGCACCAGGAATACGGGGAAGCCGAAACGCTGCGGATATCCATATTTAGCGAGGATCTTTTCGTTCTTGTTCTCTTTGCTGTAATTGAGATGATACACTACATAATTGGCTTTTACCAGTGAATCGATCTGCGTATCGGTGGTTGCATAATCATTGAAACGCGCACACCATACGCACCAGTTGCCACCGATCTGAACAAATACATGCTTCTTTTCTGCCTTTGCCTGGGCGATGGCTTTTTTCAGTCCTTCTTCCGCATTTTCAGTTGGGCTGTACAATTTGAAATTGGCCATGTCCTGTGCGTTGGCAACAAATGCCGTGCAGGCCAACAGGAGTGCGAACAAAAATTTATACTTCATAATAAACGGGGTGTAATTTTTTTAAAGGTAAGGAGAATTGCAGTTATCGTTTTGTTACTTCCACGATGGCGGCCATCACCTGTTTGCCGCCGGCGGGCGCCGTGAAACTGATAGTGCCCTTGCTGGTCGGCTGGAAACGCAGTCCCTGTGCCAGTTGCCCGCCCAGTGCGGCATTCACGCGACTACCATAATCCGATGAAGGATTGCTGCCGATCTTTCTGTTGGTCTCATACCAGTCCAGCGGCTCCTTGCTCACTACCACGGCCATCACGTCGCGGGTACCGATGCTGTCCGGCGTCATGCTTTTATCATGAGGAAATAAACGGAAACCGGTGATGCCGCAGAAAGGAGAATATTTTGTTTTGGTTTGATCGTCAGCTTTGGGGTAAGGGAAAAGCGTATAACTGGTACCGTCAGTTTCCTTTCCAAAAACATAGATATAACATTCACTGCTGTTGCGCACTTCCATTTTGAAGCGGCTGCCGATGCTCATGGGTGATACAGTTTCAAAAACATTGCTGCCGCCTGTGCTGCGCAGGGCTGCATAACCACCGGCCACCATCTTATTACCTTCCTGCCTGACCTGCACCAGGCCTACTTCACAGGTGAAGGGCTGATTGGCTGCAGCACCGGTTTTGGGCATGGGCTCCAGTCCATATGCTTCTCGCACGAAATATTTGAAATGATTGTAACGGACCCAACCAAATCCATTCACGCCCCATTGAGGTCCCCAGCTGTTCATGATATGGAAGGCGCCGCCGTATTTCTTATCATCATAACCCACCACGCACATGGCATGTCCTCCGAATCCCACCATACGGTCATCACCGGCCTGCGGATCCCAAACATCCTGTCCCATCATGCCCTGCATGAAGCTTTGCCCTACCATCATGCCGATCACTACCGGCGCACCTTGTGCAAGATTTTCCTTGATGGCACGCATATCGATGGCATCATTGCGATCGCCAAGTGATAGTCGGTTGAAGCCGCGCATCTTGAATTGAGAGGCTTCGCGGATCAGGCTTTGATCGGGTTGCCGGGTACAGTCCTGGTCAGAGTAAGGGAATTTATCGTAAGGCACAGAACCCTGTTTGGTCATGTATTCCATGGCGCGCAGGATGTAGGAGCCCTGGCAGCCATCGAGACCGATCTGGTTGTACAGGAAGGCCGGACTGAATTTCAGCTCTTCGCCTTTCACGCCGCTGCGACTGGATTCCAGCACAGTGCGTGCGGCATAGGCGCTGCTCCAGGCCACGCAGCTTCCCTGCTCTCCCTGGTTGCCGACTGCAGGCGCAAAGGAGGTGAGGCTTGCATTATCAGGCAACGGATTTTTTGTGTTGTCGTCTGCGAGCGGCTCATAAATATTGGCCCGCTCAAATTGTTTAGGGTCCAGGAAACCACCTGTGGCAAGCCCTCCGGCGATCTGGCTGAGGTCGCCCATATTGCAGCCACCGCCGCCGCGGCCAAAGAGAAAATAACCAATGCCGCCAATGATCAGCAATACAATGAGGCCCTTGCCTTTGAATAAACCGAGTAATAAGGGAAGCAGGTTAAATAAACCTCCGCCTCCTCCGGGGAATCCTCCCCCACCTCTGCCCCCACCACCACTGTCGCTGTTACTTTCCTGAGGATCCTGCGGATCATCAACCATACGAATAGGCATAACGAATGATTTGGTTATGTATTAAAAGTAACAAGAAATCAGGGAAATATATGTAAACAAAAAGAGCTGCACCAAACCCCGGTGCAGCCCTGGTTGAAAACCCAGTAGTAAAGATGATTTTTAAACCTAAAGCACTTCGATATACGTAAAAACAAAAAGGCCGGATTGGCAATAAGCCATCCGGCGCAATATTTTTTTCAGAAAAAAGTAAATTATTTCTTTTGCAGGTTTGCGTCAGCGCTACGCCAACAGGCAATTTTTAACCATGCAATTACAGCACTTCTATCTGATTCCTCAGGAGGTCCTCAAACTGATCGCGCTTGCGTATCAGGTGAGCCTCACCGTTAATCACCATCACTTCCGCAGGTTTGTACCGGGAGTTGAAATTAGAACTCATTTCAAAACCGTAGGCGCCGGCATTATAGAATAAAA
This portion of the Pseudobacter ginsenosidimutans genome encodes:
- a CDS encoding Hpt domain-containing protein; the protein is MTQPGPSKNFTFSEKIDSDYLFSLYADDYSYIEEVYSITLSHFDDDLETIRQAWSTGNLSDLKRATHKIKPAMGFAGLTGIQQQCMEFEELCQKVQSILPLKETYHQLITTLANSKELIVSEYERLKAYNANTLCP
- a CDS encoding thioredoxin family protein encodes the protein MKYKFLFALLLACTAFVANAQDMANFKLYSPTENAEEGLKKAIAQAKAEKKHVFVQIGGNWCVWCARFNDYATTDTQIDSLVKANYVVYHLNYSKENKNEKILAKYGYPQRFGFPVFLVLDAAGNRLHTQDSGLLEAGKGYDKNKVMTFFTNWAPQALDGEQYKKW
- a CDS encoding C1 family peptidase is translated as MPIRMVDDPQDPQESNSDSGGGGRGGGGFPGGGGGLFNLLPLLLGLFKGKGLIVLLIIGGIGYFLFGRGGGGCNMGDLSQIAGGLATGGFLDPKQFERANIYEPLADDNTKNPLPDNASLTSFAPAVGNQGEQGSCVAWSSAYAARTVLESSRSGVKGEELKFSPAFLYNQIGLDGCQGSYILRAMEYMTKQGSVPYDKFPYSDQDCTRQPDQSLIREASQFKMRGFNRLSLGDRNDAIDMRAIKENLAQGAPVVIGMMVGQSFMQGMMGQDVWDPQAGDDRMVGFGGHAMCVVGYDDKKYGGAFHIMNSWGPQWGVNGFGWVRYNHFKYFVREAYGLEPMPKTGAAANQPFTCEVGLVQVRQEGNKMVAGGYAALRSTGGSNVFETVSPMSIGSRFKMEVRNSSECYIYVFGKETDGTSYTLFPYPKADDQTKTKYSPFCGITGFRLFPHDKSMTPDSIGTRDVMAVVVSKEPLDWYETNRKIGSNPSSDYGSRVNAALGGQLAQGLRFQPTSKGTISFTAPAGGKQVMAAIVEVTKR
- a CDS encoding LytR/AlgR family response regulator transcription factor; translation: MPLSCIIVEDLQVAADYLGRCCEKSGLVTVKAHYTNVAEALEYLNKNAIDLLFLDVEMPGATGFELLDQLAYHPKVILTTSKSEYAYNAFEYNVTDFLKKPFTYQRFLDAVHKLIHQSSQDTPAPSGNNDHIFIKSEGKLVRLKNDDILFMESMGDYVKFVTNDKKFVTHNTIKHLEEKINKQCFIKVHRSYIINITKIDDIRENDLFIKGHEIPISKAHRAEIIKRLNII
- a CDS encoding MBL fold metallo-hydrolase RNA specificity domain-containing protein, producing MKIAFHGAARTVTGSKHLLTLKNGNKYLLDCGMFQGMGRETDTLNRTWGFEPKEVTALILSHAHIDHSGLIPKLIKDGFSGKVYCTPATKELSAILLEDSGGIQEDETKFINKRRIADGLPYLTPLYNTEDALTAMGAFRTVEYDNWFRIDDNVELLYTDAGHIIGSAAVHLRITENGKTTRLTFSGDVGRYRDVILRSPAPFDQADFILLESTYGNSLHDMHATTPDMLLQWIEKTCLQKKGKLIMPAFSVGRTQELLFALNQLELERRLPPLDYFVDSPLSIEATELLKKYPQYFNKTIQRLLQTDSDPFFFSGLKYIKSVDESKLLNYRNEPCVIISASGMADAGRVKHHISNNIENSRNTILMTGYCEPNSLGGRLMSGEKEVRIFGVLHEVHAEIGSIRSMSAHGDYEDLSQFLAGQDPRKVQKLFLVHGEYDVQKQFRQRLLKKGFLDIEIPERHYEIGLG